Proteins encoded within one genomic window of bacterium:
- the rimP gene encoding ribosome maturation factor RimP: MNNADLEKITALVQGIVEDMNMRLYDVQFNPVSRILSVFIDKTAGGVTVDDCRRVSSQFSQELDSADLIPSSYTLEVSSPGINRALKKLDHYKWALGKIAEIDLGKTRIKGHLRDVNESGVTIATDSGEEYIAFSTIVRARVMEEIEHGKRR, from the coding sequence ATGAATAACGCCGATCTGGAAAAGATCACGGCGCTGGTTCAGGGTATCGTCGAGGACATGAACATGCGCCTGTACGATGTACAGTTCAATCCCGTCTCGCGGATCCTGAGCGTGTTCATTGACAAAACGGCTGGCGGCGTCACGGTCGATGACTGCCGGCGCGTGAGTTCCCAGTTTTCGCAGGAGCTTGACAGCGCGGACCTGATCCCATCGTCATATACGCTTGAAGTCTCGTCGCCAGGCATCAACCGTGCGCTGAAAAAACTTGATCACTACAAATGGGCGCTGGGGAAAATTGCGGAGATCGACCTGGGCAAGACCAGGATAAAAGGTCACCTTCGGGACGTCAACGAGAGCGGCGTTACCATCGCCACCGACAGCGGCGAAGAATACATCGCCTTCAGCACCATTGTGAGAGCAAGAGTCATGGAGGAAATAGAACATGGCAAACGAAGATAA
- the nusA gene encoding transcription termination factor NusA, whose amino-acid sequence MANEDNIIIDNMKSIARSRGVKFDYVVDSLGEAIKSGIKRKFGKGVESDVVVNKSTGEIRIFIVKKIVETVTDKDKEIDLASAQEKNSDYKVGDEYRLQITLSDLGRTAIESVKQALTQRISEAERNRILAEYEKKVGEIVKGIIKVVSRNEVLVDLGPVEATIPSYGLMRTEHYRLNSPLRAVVFKVDRAQWGPKIILSRTDSKFLERLLFYEIPEVKDGIIQVVKIVREPGVRAKVAVQTIDPKIDPIGACVGYRGSRIQSVVKELSGEKIDVIQWSKDANLLINRSLSPAKVKLVLALSEGHVLAVVPDDDYSKAIGKNGVNVDLASKLTGIEIEIKKVSEYKKELQEKLLAEAKIEDVEGVSKTLKKILIEKGYTNVLSVLKATPEELKFLLSLDDEAVTKLLEKLRPAVPPPPEEDNVVQ is encoded by the coding sequence ATGGCAAACGAAGATAATATAATAATTGACAATATGAAATCGATCGCCCGCTCCCGGGGCGTAAAATTCGACTACGTGGTTGATTCACTCGGTGAGGCGATCAAAAGCGGGATCAAGCGGAAATTCGGAAAAGGCGTCGAATCCGACGTCGTCGTCAACAAATCCACCGGCGAGATCCGGATCTTTATCGTCAAAAAGATCGTGGAGACGGTGACCGACAAGGACAAGGAGATCGACCTTGCCTCTGCCCAGGAAAAGAACAGCGATTACAAGGTCGGCGATGAATACCGGCTGCAGATCACTCTCTCCGACCTGGGCCGGACCGCCATTGAGTCCGTGAAACAGGCCCTGACCCAGCGCATCAGCGAAGCGGAACGGAACCGGATCCTGGCCGAATACGAAAAGAAGGTCGGCGAGATCGTGAAAGGCATAATCAAGGTCGTGAGTCGCAACGAAGTGCTGGTCGACCTCGGCCCGGTCGAAGCCACCATCCCAAGCTATGGTCTGATGCGCACCGAGCATTACCGCCTAAATTCGCCCCTGAGGGCGGTCGTGTTCAAGGTCGACCGCGCCCAGTGGGGACCCAAGATCATTCTTTCTCGGACCGACTCGAAGTTCCTGGAACGCCTGCTCTTTTACGAGATACCCGAGGTCAAGGATGGGATCATTCAGGTCGTAAAGATCGTGCGTGAACCAGGCGTCAGGGCAAAGGTCGCGGTGCAGACGATCGATCCCAAGATCGACCCGATCGGCGCATGCGTCGGTTACCGCGGCAGCCGGATCCAATCCGTAGTCAAGGAACTATCCGGGGAAAAGATCGATGTCATCCAGTGGTCAAAGGACGCCAACCTGCTGATCAACCGCAGCCTATCGCCAGCCAAGGTGAAGCTGGTGCTGGCTTTAAGCGAAGGGCACGTGTTGGCAGTCGTCCCGGATGATGATTATTCAAAAGCGATCGGCAAGAACGGCGTCAATGTGGACCTCGCCTCAAAATTGACCGGGATCGAGATCGAGATTAAAAAGGTCTCGGAATACAAGAAGGAACTCCAGGAAAAACTGCTGGCTGAAGCCAAAATCGAAGATGTGGAAGGGGTCAGCAAAACGTTAAAGAAGATACTGATCGAAAAGGGGTACACCAACGTCCTCAGCGTGCTCAAAGCCACGCCGGAAGAGCTCAAGTTCCTGCTGTCGCTGGATGATGAAGCCGTGACCAAGCTGTTGGAAAAACTAAGGCCTGCCGTACCGCCGCCGCCTGAGGAAGATAATGTCGTCCAATAA
- the infB gene encoding translation initiation factor IF-2, translating into MSSNKVHNVAKTFGLSSDALIKLLEEIGIKAKGHMSTLTEDEINKLKAKIAEEKRRLRKEFTRHHVSGTKEKPKKINEAEIKQKIKSTLVKIERRETKKHYRKEETTPARQVAQQKVVEVTDFMTVAELAQALDVTPSEVIKKCLDLGVMASLNQRLDLDTISVLCDEFKCVMKSVTVEQHIAPEEQGEVVERPPVVTMMGHVDHGKTTLLDAITKLRIAETEYGRITEKMRAHQIVYHDKKITFFDTPGHEAFTSMRARGAQVTDIVVLVVAADDGVMPQTIEAIDHARAANVPMIVAINKIDSPKANVNLVKTQLAKANVIVEDFGGKAISVETSAIKNQGVTDLLDAILVKAEELGLKAPLQKKAKGVVIEAKQERGKGNVSTVLVQEGVLRRGDPFVCGSLSGRVREMLNEKGERVAEAGPSTPVFVLGFGGLPQAGEPFLVVDDERQARDLAYQREMLERSRKMKVAKAKVTLLDLQEKIKSGEMKELRILLKTDTAGSLEVLDEKLNELTMEEVSINIIHKGVGKISVSDILLAEVTGSICVGFHVGPDTNALEAAEREGVEIRTYRLIYEALEDIRAAMVGMLEPKIQEILIGEAEVREVFNITKLGLVAGSYVKDGKVIRNAIASILRNNKEIERAKITSLKRFKDDVKEVVAGYECGIGFENVADLEKGDTIQFYKVEEVQKTDAG; encoded by the coding sequence ATGTCGTCCAATAAGGTCCACAACGTCGCCAAGACCTTCGGGCTTTCAAGCGACGCCCTGATCAAGCTGCTCGAAGAAATCGGCATCAAGGCTAAGGGCCATATGTCGACCCTCACCGAAGACGAGATCAATAAATTGAAGGCAAAGATCGCCGAGGAGAAAAGGCGGCTCAGGAAAGAATTCACCAGGCATCACGTCAGCGGCACGAAAGAAAAACCGAAAAAGATCAACGAAGCGGAGATCAAGCAAAAGATAAAATCGACCCTCGTGAAGATCGAGCGGCGGGAAACTAAGAAACATTACCGCAAAGAGGAAACGACACCGGCCCGCCAGGTCGCACAGCAAAAGGTCGTGGAAGTCACTGATTTCATGACCGTTGCCGAATTAGCGCAGGCGCTCGACGTAACGCCCAGCGAAGTGATCAAGAAATGCCTCGATCTGGGGGTCATGGCAAGTCTTAACCAACGTCTTGATCTCGATACGATATCCGTGCTCTGCGATGAATTCAAGTGCGTCATGAAATCCGTTACTGTGGAACAACACATCGCGCCGGAAGAACAGGGCGAGGTCGTTGAACGTCCGCCGGTCGTAACCATGATGGGCCACGTCGACCACGGCAAGACAACGCTGCTGGACGCCATCACCAAGTTGCGCATCGCGGAAACCGAGTACGGCCGGATCACGGAAAAGATGAGGGCTCACCAGATCGTCTACCATGACAAGAAAATAACTTTCTTCGATACGCCGGGTCATGAGGCATTCACCAGCATGCGGGCGCGCGGCGCTCAGGTCACGGACATTGTCGTGCTCGTCGTGGCCGCCGATGACGGGGTCATGCCGCAGACGATCGAAGCGATCGACCACGCCCGGGCCGCGAACGTCCCGATGATCGTCGCGATCAACAAGATCGATTCGCCCAAAGCCAACGTGAACCTGGTAAAGACGCAGCTCGCAAAAGCCAACGTCATCGTCGAGGATTTCGGCGGCAAGGCGATAAGCGTTGAAACATCGGCGATCAAGAATCAGGGCGTAACCGACCTGCTCGACGCGATCCTGGTCAAGGCCGAGGAACTCGGCCTTAAAGCCCCTCTTCAAAAGAAAGCCAAAGGCGTTGTCATCGAAGCGAAACAGGAACGGGGTAAGGGAAATGTATCGACCGTTCTTGTCCAGGAAGGCGTGCTCAGACGCGGTGATCCCTTTGTCTGCGGCTCGCTATCAGGACGGGTCCGCGAGATGCTGAACGAAAAGGGAGAACGCGTGGCAGAAGCCGGTCCTTCAACGCCGGTCTTTGTGCTCGGTTTCGGCGGTCTGCCCCAGGCGGGCGAACCATTCCTCGTCGTCGATGATGAACGCCAGGCGCGCGATCTGGCTTACCAGCGGGAAATGCTGGAGCGAAGCCGGAAAATGAAAGTGGCCAAGGCAAAGGTCACGCTGCTCGACCTACAAGAAAAGATCAAGAGTGGCGAAATGAAAGAATTAAGGATCCTGTTGAAGACCGATACGGCCGGTTCGCTCGAGGTACTCGACGAGAAACTTAATGAACTGACCATGGAAGAGGTCAGCATCAACATTATCCATAAAGGCGTCGGCAAGATCAGTGTATCCGACATCCTCCTGGCCGAGGTGACCGGTTCGATCTGCGTCGGTTTTCACGTGGGACCGGACACCAACGCCCTGGAAGCCGCCGAGCGCGAGGGGGTCGAAATACGAACCTATCGCCTGATCTACGAGGCGCTTGAAGACATCCGCGCCGCGATGGTCGGCATGCTCGAACCCAAGATCCAGGAGATCCTGATCGGCGAGGCCGAAGTGCGCGAAGTGTTCAACATCACCAAATTGGGACTGGTGGCAGGCAGCTATGTCAAGGACGGAAAGGTCATCCGCAACGCGATCGCTTCGATCCTGCGCAACAACAAGGAAATTGAGCGCGCCAAGATCACATCCCTAAAACGGTTCAAGGATGATGTTAAGGAAGTCGTCGCTGGCTATGAATGCGGCATTGGATTTGAAAACGTCGCGGACCTTGAAAAAGGTGATACCATCCAGTTCTACAAGGTGGAAGAAGTACAAAAGACCGATGCCGGATAA
- a CDS encoding DUF503 domain-containing protein, with translation MPDKCFVGYCSVDLLIENSQSLKDKRRVIASLKKKIHNQFNVSVCEYGDLSLWQRTQLGLVTCSNDQRIVDSILREATEYIQRSGVVTLLNSKSTVIPADV, from the coding sequence ATGCCGGATAAATGTTTCGTGGGCTATTGCAGCGTCGACCTGTTGATCGAGAACAGCCAGTCCCTCAAGGACAAACGCCGGGTCATCGCCAGTCTGAAAAAAAAGATCCATAACCAATTCAACGTATCGGTCTGCGAGTATGGAGATCTGTCATTGTGGCAGCGGACCCAGCTTGGCCTGGTTACCTGCAGCAACGACCAGCGGATCGTTGATTCGATCCTGAGAGAAGCGACTGAATACATTCAAAGAAGCGGCGTTGTGACCCTGCTAAACTCCAAATCCACGGTCATCCCGGCGGACGTATGA
- the rbfA gene encoding 30S ribosome-binding factor RbfA: protein MRAERVAAQLAKELSVIVSREVNDPRLGFVTITKVFLTPDLKNAIIFFTTMGDKKSDLKTLEHAKGFVRTLLAQRVSLRFIPEIEFRLDESYEYEQKMEKLFEQLDKDHKKE from the coding sequence ATGCGCGCCGAGCGAGTCGCTGCGCAGTTGGCGAAAGAACTGTCCGTGATCGTCAGCCGCGAGGTGAACGACCCGCGGCTGGGATTTGTGACCATCACGAAAGTATTCCTGACGCCGGACCTGAAAAACGCGATAATTTTTTTTACAACCATGGGAGATAAGAAGAGCGACCTGAAGACCCTGGAACACGCAAAAGGATTTGTCAGAACGCTGCTTGCCCAGCGGGTCAGCCTCAGGTTCATCCCCGAGATCGAGTTTCGGCTCGATGAAAGCTATGAGTATGAACAAAAAATGGAAAAACTTTTTGAACAGCTGGATAAGGACCATAAAAAAGAATGA
- a CDS encoding bifunctional oligoribonuclease/PAP phosphatase NrnA, translating into MNKKWKNFLNSWIRTIKKNDRILIGTHIDPDSDGICAALCGAALVEHFTRTKPQLYCQSVVPSKHSFLMDGRAFLNRLPAFDLLIAVDSAGIDRVIPEDHFKKIPWKHKTIINIDHHRSNDGFGDVNYVDEKASSACEIIYRMFKDLKVPITSKTAGIFYSGIYIETGGFAYPNTTNSVFAVVSDLVSRGVQPSTLVKNLHGRTLQGTRLLSAVLDTIKIKKGIGVMHLSLVMLAETGARMSDSEHFLSFLQAITDVHVSVFLREEKRGTRVSLRSDGLVDVNEVARRFGGGGHRMAAGMRMPQKMTIAQKLVLAEISRHLNADRPRRK; encoded by the coding sequence ATGAACAAAAAATGGAAAAACTTTTTGAACAGCTGGATAAGGACCATAAAAAAGAATGACCGCATCCTTATCGGCACGCACATAGATCCGGACAGCGACGGCATTTGCGCGGCGTTATGCGGCGCCGCGCTGGTCGAACATTTCACTAGAACAAAACCCCAGTTGTATTGTCAATCCGTGGTGCCATCCAAGCATTCATTCCTGATGGACGGCCGCGCCTTTCTTAACCGCCTGCCGGCGTTCGACCTGCTTATTGCCGTAGACTCGGCCGGCATTGACCGGGTGATCCCGGAAGATCATTTTAAAAAGATCCCCTGGAAACATAAAACCATCATCAATATCGACCACCACCGGAGCAATGACGGGTTCGGAGATGTCAACTACGTGGATGAAAAAGCATCTTCCGCATGCGAGATCATATACCGCATGTTCAAGGACCTAAAGGTCCCAATCACATCAAAGACTGCGGGGATCTTTTACAGCGGGATATACATCGAAACCGGAGGTTTCGCGTATCCTAACACAACCAACAGCGTGTTCGCGGTAGTGTCCGACCTGGTCAGCCGGGGGGTACAGCCATCGACGCTGGTTAAAAATCTGCACGGCAGAACGCTCCAGGGCACCCGCCTCCTGAGCGCGGTTCTCGACACCATCAAGATCAAAAAAGGCATCGGCGTTATGCATTTGTCGCTCGTGATGCTCGCCGAAACCGGCGCCCGGATGTCGGATTCCGAGCATTTCCTTTCTTTTCTACAGGCGATCACCGATGTCCACGTATCGGTGTTCCTGCGCGAGGAAAAGCGCGGGACGCGTGTCAGCTTGCGCAGCGACGGCCTGGTCGATGTGAATGAAGTGGCACGCCGGTTCGGCGGCGGCGGGCACCGGATGGCTGCCGGCATGCGTATGCCGCAAAAAATGACGATCGCCCAAAAACTGGTCCTCGCTGAGATCAGCCGGCATCTGAACGCGGACCGGCCCCGGCGTAAGTGA
- the ribF gene encoding riboflavin biosynthesis protein RibF translates to MKILPSVRDDITREAVCVVGGFDGVHRGHQALIQRALELAGTQKKTGVITFDPLPIFVLKTKEIFYLTPRCEKEKLLEVLGLDFIFYIDFTAEFAGLTPESFAKYVHKMIAPAWIVVGENFHFGKDRKGSAKILKDLASGMFEVDIVPKVKDEGTISSTRIRELLLLGNIKAANHLLGREYAIHGAVVKGKGKGTHLGFPTINLQVEQEKLLPLDGVYKVTVLFDNEEHLGGMFCRHGLVEVHIIDFTGDLYDIPVQVRILERIRDIRHFADDAALRTAIARDIKKVSNLHP, encoded by the coding sequence ATGAAAATACTGCCAAGCGTGCGTGACGATATCACCCGCGAAGCGGTCTGCGTGGTGGGCGGTTTTGACGGTGTCCACCGCGGGCATCAGGCGCTGATCCAACGTGCGCTGGAGCTGGCTGGCACGCAGAAAAAAACCGGTGTCATAACGTTCGATCCCCTACCCATCTTTGTTCTTAAAACCAAGGAAATATTTTACCTGACGCCCCGGTGTGAAAAAGAAAAGCTGCTGGAGGTACTCGGACTTGATTTTATTTTTTACATCGACTTCACCGCGGAGTTCGCGGGTTTGACCCCCGAATCGTTCGCAAAGTACGTTCATAAAATGATCGCGCCGGCTTGGATTGTCGTCGGCGAGAACTTTCACTTTGGAAAGGACCGTAAGGGCTCGGCCAAGATCCTCAAAGACCTCGCGTCAGGAATGTTTGAAGTCGATATCGTACCGAAGGTCAAGGACGAAGGCACGATCTCCAGCACCCGGATCCGCGAACTCCTCCTGCTCGGCAACATCAAGGCGGCTAACCACCTTCTGGGCAGGGAATACGCAATCCACGGAGCGGTGGTCAAGGGGAAAGGAAAAGGCACGCATCTCGGTTTCCCCACCATAAACTTGCAGGTCGAGCAGGAAAAACTGCTGCCTCTTGATGGCGTCTACAAAGTAACGGTATTATTTGATAATGAAGAACACCTGGGCGGAATGTTCTGCCGTCACGGGTTGGTTGAAGTTCACATTATTGATTTCACCGGCGATCTTTATGATATTCCGGTCCAGGTAAGGATCCTGGAACGCATCAGGGATATCCGGCATTTTGCCGATGACGCTGCGCTGCGAACCGCGATCGCGCGGGATATTAAAAAAGTAAGCAACCTGCACCCTTAA
- the rpoN gene encoding RNA polymerase factor sigma-54, translating to MIKKYPTLQNRHEVKQYLLPTLTYYLRLLELPNLELETIIRQALEENQVLEEVPQDEDTSSEETPATDDKTGDTGKEKDDFSILELFSEASTVSTEPVDDEFDPLDNAPADSDPLYSHLQRQAERKFTGKDLAIAELIISNIEEDGYLAASPEEMAQEDYDISDINRIIREIQRFDPVGCAWRDIKEPLLAQLEAGGYAPDSIEYMLVRDHLGELKHNHASGLINSLNISEEQYLKAKKAIMKLNPCPGLQCSAAMPRYVVPDFVIKWQDNQLIGHLNDNDSSRIRVKTYYLEMLKNKANLKPEEYEFIKKKAQSAQNLIIAIEQRRKTLHKIVNQLLEYQRDFFERGPGNMRPITMTEFAGMLNVNPSTISRAIANKYLESPWGIHKMKYFFSAPVAKIDKRLIHEKIKNIIAQEDNSAPLSDAQIAKKLSREGIILSRRTVTKYRELLNIQAQQFRRKI from the coding sequence ATGATCAAAAAATACCCAACGCTTCAAAACCGGCACGAAGTCAAGCAGTATCTGCTGCCCACTCTGACCTACTACCTCCGCCTGCTGGAACTTCCCAACCTTGAACTTGAAACAATAATCAGGCAGGCGCTCGAGGAGAATCAGGTCCTGGAGGAAGTACCGCAGGACGAGGACACATCATCTGAAGAAACGCCGGCTACCGATGACAAAACCGGCGATACCGGAAAAGAAAAGGATGATTTTTCAATCCTGGAACTTTTTTCCGAGGCATCGACCGTCTCGACGGAACCGGTCGACGATGAATTCGATCCGCTGGACAACGCACCAGCGGATAGTGATCCGTTGTACTCCCACCTCCAGCGCCAGGCCGAAAGAAAATTCACGGGCAAGGACCTGGCGATCGCCGAGCTGATCATCAGTAATATAGAAGAAGACGGATACCTGGCCGCCTCGCCCGAAGAGATGGCTCAAGAGGACTACGATATCAGCGATATAAATAGGATCATCAGGGAGATCCAGCGGTTCGACCCGGTCGGATGCGCATGGCGCGACATAAAGGAACCGCTGCTTGCCCAACTCGAAGCGGGCGGCTATGCTCCCGACAGCATTGAATACATGCTGGTCAGGGACCACCTCGGCGAATTGAAACATAACCACGCTTCGGGTTTAATCAACTCGCTGAACATTTCGGAAGAACAGTATCTGAAAGCCAAGAAAGCCATAATGAAACTGAATCCGTGCCCCGGTCTTCAGTGTTCAGCCGCAATGCCCAGGTATGTCGTGCCGGATTTTGTCATTAAGTGGCAGGACAACCAGCTGATCGGGCATCTGAACGATAATGACAGCTCCCGCATCAGGGTCAAAACCTATTACCTGGAAATGCTCAAGAACAAGGCGAACCTGAAACCGGAGGAATATGAGTTCATCAAGAAAAAAGCCCAGTCTGCTCAGAACTTGATCATCGCCATTGAACAAAGGCGCAAAACCCTGCATAAGATCGTGAATCAGCTCTTGGAATACCAGCGGGACTTCTTTGAACGCGGTCCCGGCAATATGCGGCCCATAACCATGACCGAATTCGCCGGCATGCTCAATGTAAATCCCTCGACGATATCGCGCGCGATCGCCAACAAATATCTGGAATCGCCGTGGGGCATTCACAAGATGAAGTATTTTTTCAGCGCGCCGGTCGCCAAGATCGACAAACGGCTGATCCACGAAAAGATCAAGAACATTATCGCTCAGGAAGACAATTCGGCGCCCCTTTCGGACGCCCAGATCGCCAAGAAATTAAGCCGGGAGGGCATCATTCTTTCCCGGCGGACCGTGACCAAGTACCGCGAACTACTCAATATCCAGGCTCAACAGTTCAGACGCAAGATCTGA
- the rpmA gene encoding 50S ribosomal protein L27, which yields MAHKKGTGTAKNGRDSAGKRLGVKRFDGHQVNAGTIIVRQRGTRIHPGMNIGVGNDFTLYALVPGRVQFAYRKGGKRIVSIIP from the coding sequence ATGGCACATAAAAAAGGTACCGGTACTGCGAAAAACGGACGAGATTCAGCCGGCAAGAGGCTGGGCGTGAAAAGGTTTGACGGCCATCAGGTTAATGCGGGCACGATCATCGTGCGGCAGCGCGGAACGCGGATCCATCCAGGCATGAACATCGGCGTCGGCAACGACTTTACGCTTTATGCGCTGGTTCCGGGCCGGGTCCAATTTGCATACCGAAAAGGCGGCAAAAGAATAGTATCGATCATACCCTAA
- the rplU gene encoding 50S ribosomal protein L21, giving the protein MFAVINTNGVQYVVTKGENIKIPARIGEPGKNIEFDKVLMFKENGNTVVGKPYVDGVKVKGLVKKHGKSSKVMGFKFTRRENYRRKHGHRQDFTEVEITDIIVKKD; this is encoded by the coding sequence ATGTTCGCGGTCATTAATACCAACGGCGTTCAATATGTCGTGACCAAAGGCGAGAACATTAAAATCCCGGCCCGCATCGGAGAACCCGGGAAAAATATCGAATTCGACAAGGTCCTGATGTTCAAGGAAAACGGCAATACGGTCGTAGGCAAGCCCTATGTCGACGGCGTTAAGGTTAAGGGTTTGGTTAAGAAACACGGGAAATCATCCAAAGTCATGGGTTTCAAATTCACGCGGCGGGAGAACTATCGCCGCAAACACGGGCACCGGCAAGATTTTACTGAAGTCGAGATCACCGATATCATCGTGAAAAAAGATTAA
- the secG gene encoding preprotein translocase subunit SecG translates to MYGIILVIHVLICVLLIIVVLLQQSRGAGMSSVFGGGGGTDALFGGKGSTPFFIKLTSGLAIGFFVTSLSLVLLSRRPSAKSAVQKGLETELPAEEGTGIPTEGGPVIPHEPGTGTGTEGGK, encoded by the coding sequence ATGTACGGAATAATCTTGGTCATTCATGTTTTGATCTGCGTCCTGCTGATCATCGTTGTTTTGCTTCAGCAGTCGCGCGGCGCCGGCATGTCCAGCGTTTTCGGCGGCGGCGGCGGCACGGATGCGTTGTTTGGCGGCAAGGGCTCGACCCCGTTTTTCATTAAATTGACATCAGGTCTGGCGATCGGATTTTTCGTCACCTCGCTTTCGCTGGTTCTGCTATCACGGCGGCCCAGTGCGAAGAGCGCGGTGCAAAAGGGATTGGAGACGGAATTACCCGCGGAAGAGGGGACAGGCATACCAACCGAGGGCGGCCCGGTGATCCCCCACGAACCGGGTACAGGTACGGGCACTGAAGGAGGTAAATAA
- the tpiA gene encoding triose-phosphate isomerase produces the protein MVPVIAGNWKMNKDPAESRALVLKLLELAGDVKDRDVILIPPFTSLPHVAEIIKNTRFKLGGQNMHWERSGAFTGEISGLFLKAAGCEYVLIGHSERRHVMGETDEWINKKLKTALEIGLISIFCAGETEKEREQGKTEEVLKTQLQRGLKGIENEVHKMIFAYEPVWAIGTGKTATPQQASEAHKFIRSQINKPVTILYGGSVKGDNIDTLMKEKELNGVLVGGASLKAEEFARIIKYNSY, from the coding sequence ATGGTGCCTGTCATAGCGGGAAATTGGAAGATGAACAAGGACCCAGCAGAATCCAGAGCGCTGGTCTTGAAACTCCTGGAACTTGCTGGCGATGTAAAGGACCGCGATGTCATTCTGATACCGCCATTTACCTCATTGCCTCATGTGGCTGAAATAATAAAAAACACCAGGTTCAAACTCGGCGGTCAGAACATGCACTGGGAAAGAAGCGGAGCTTTCACGGGCGAGATCTCAGGGTTGTTCTTAAAAGCCGCTGGCTGCGAATACGTGCTGATCGGGCATTCGGAAAGACGTCATGTCATGGGCGAGACTGACGAGTGGATAAACAAAAAACTTAAGACGGCGCTCGAGATCGGGCTTATTTCGATCTTTTGCGCCGGCGAGACCGAGAAAGAAAGGGAACAGGGTAAGACCGAGGAAGTGCTCAAGACCCAACTGCAGCGGGGATTGAAAGGCATTGAGAACGAAGTGCACAAGATGATCTTTGCCTATGAACCGGTCTGGGCGATCGGCACGGGCAAGACCGCCACGCCCCAGCAGGCGTCGGAAGCACACAAGTTCATCCGCAGCCAGATAAACAAGCCGGTGACAATACTTTACGGCGGCAGCGTCAAAGGCGACAATATAGATACGCTGATGAAGGAAAAGGAACTGAACGGCGTGCTGGTCGGCGGCGCAAGCCTGAAAGCTGAAGAATTCGCGAGAATCATTAAATATAATAGTTATTAA